Proteins from one uncultured Cohaesibacter sp. genomic window:
- a CDS encoding DUF2946 family protein → MNQKPTLFKRLRSQRAITLLALCAMWLQVLAFGIHLSTSAEAAAGTTGDDMYFGIICTANGLAAVSFDGEETPATLEKDCAICALTALHDLGFNNHTQPCERPVHSITTVFWPTAPSDGTLSLSPRVGTSRAPPLL, encoded by the coding sequence ATGAACCAGAAACCCACCCTGTTTAAACGCCTGCGCAGCCAACGAGCGATCACTTTGCTCGCATTGTGTGCCATGTGGTTGCAGGTTCTGGCCTTCGGCATTCACCTGTCCACCAGCGCGGAAGCCGCAGCTGGCACGACGGGTGACGATATGTATTTCGGAATCATCTGTACAGCCAACGGCCTGGCTGCAGTTTCTTTTGATGGCGAAGAGACCCCGGCCACTCTTGAAAAGGACTGCGCAATCTGCGCCCTCACAGCGCTGCACGATCTTGGCTTCAATAATCATACACAGCCTTGCGAGCGGCCAGTCCATTCGATTACAACAGTTTTCTGGCCAACCGCCCCTTCTGACGGGACGCTGTCTCTTTCTCCCCGCGTTGGCACCAGCCGCGCGCCCCCTCTTCTTTAA